In the genome of Hyphomonas sp. Mor2, one region contains:
- a CDS encoding MupA/Atu3671 family FMN-dependent luciferase-like monooxygenase, with the protein MSGMQNKAVFIGSTQVLIDCVRQWLAAGHAVESVISDCPDVATWLSSTDIRLVSAKQDLVQALSGVAFDYLFSIINHAILPDELLALPKQCAINYHDSALPDYAGFNATSWAIIEGANSHGVTWHAMTAEVDGGDILLQKTFGISAEDTAFSLGVKCANACRESFADLLIEIEAGTLSGEAMAPKAESDQGGFHLRSDRPGVGVIDFNQSAVAISRFVRGLHLGREDNWMCLPKLQIGETFYLVDHADLVPSEAASEPGRVLNAHENTLTVAATDGGVRLSGLTRLDGRPLDTSELSGAVNRTLSSLTATQTQLADFDTAQTKHERFWVRRVAEQSAPVLAQLREASQTPVKGQFSINRRHGAQDYLAALSVYIACAGEASVFDLALSTSLPEGADAFYATSVPLRVDVDQAAPFDAVRRQVGSTLELIEKRGTFARDMRARYERLRDLPSTVLTLPIGIQLDGAPDLLPDSALTLHVTDTSDVATFSYDRNAISEAAVLALAARVETLLVEAGEQPESPISQLNLLPEDEKRQLLERSRGSVKSYDKDRCVHQLFEAQVDRTPDATAVEFQGHSLTYRALDLRANQIANTLISKGVVPGDFVAVCVKRSTELVAALLGVMKAGAAYVPMDPSYPQDRLSIMLEDSQAKVLLTETGLAGRLPAANAEMVTLNAIAQDADASAPHVAVNSDHLAYIIFTSGSTGRPKGVKVAHRNVANFFAGMDDVIGTEPGVWLAVTSVSFDISVLEIFWTLARGFEVIIQGETDQSSLADAARIEVSDTPMDFGLFYFSSSQGDARPGETYKVLLEGAKFADANGFQSVWTPERHFHEFGGIFPNPAVTTAALATITENVALRAGSVVLPMHNPIRVAEDWSMIDQLSNGRVGLSFASGWHANDFALMPENYERRREIMVESIDTVFKLWAGEEVEVANGEGERIKVSTFPRPIQERPPIWIASAGNIETFKAAGRLGANILTNMLGQDLDDLRTKLAAYREARADAGFDGPGQVSLMLHTYVCENTEQAREIAREPFCNYLQSSFDLVKVAPWMFPAFKRPSLDGAEAQLDTSQFTDDDIAALMDHAFDRYFETAGLFGAPEHALGMVEKLKAIGVNEIACLVDFGIESDLVLDSLPHLNRLRELAHSGRASADENAFVTVGETFKTHEITHLQCTPSMARMLIDDPDILARFGSLKHLMLGGEALPSDLADQLHEVLTGQFTNMYGPTETTIWSTTAPVIKGEPITIGRPIANTTIRLLDAGGNMVGLGESGELCIGGDGVVPGYLGRDDLTAERFVDDPYAPGERLYRTGDLARYKASGELEYLGRMDQQVKLNGYRIELGEIETQLSRHPDIWQSVVAAHTENGVSQLVAYYASSQGQEGDVDLVDHWQGLWDAAYLQSDDDREARFNFSGWNDSYTGAPIPEIQMREWRDATQRTILDLDPRKVLEIGCGTGMVLFSVLDQVEHYTGIDVSANALERIGEELTPAEQSKVALRKMSADAIGQFEAGRFDTVVINSVAQYFPNADYLVDVLTRAADLVADGGQIFIGDVRSLEQLTAFHTAVELHQAPAHLDAAALNSRIAKRLQRESELLLGEDFFHALLRDVPRLQGLTVTLKRGTHANEMTDYRYDVVLHVGSEAVEVLELPAPQTAETLADVETLLAEGAPVILLQGLNNARLLPIYSARAVLDDRACTSAADLRGLLEHERESGVDPDSLFGLHSDYQVAEMRFNRADPSAFDVVLCHTSQVEKRVAPNVDMPSLKTARAYANQPAAQAGGQSQLADQLRAHLREHLPDYMIPSAFVAMDAFPLTPNGKIDRNALPAPTAIAEPEQTAYVPPSNALETTIAGIWMELLGLAQVGRSDNIFDIGANSIMTAQANQRLSKALGRRVSLVSMFRYPTVEALAAYLGEETSGPATKPVETARKPNRREEAAAKRRAKRREQVE; encoded by the coding sequence ATGTCAGGGATGCAGAACAAGGCCGTCTTTATCGGGAGCACGCAGGTGCTCATCGATTGCGTGCGGCAATGGCTTGCAGCCGGGCATGCCGTCGAGTCCGTCATCAGCGACTGTCCGGACGTCGCCACCTGGTTGTCGAGCACCGATATTCGTCTTGTTTCCGCGAAGCAGGATCTCGTCCAAGCGCTTTCAGGTGTCGCGTTCGATTACCTGTTCTCGATCATCAACCATGCCATTCTGCCAGATGAGTTGCTGGCCCTGCCAAAGCAGTGTGCGATCAATTATCACGACTCGGCATTGCCCGACTATGCCGGCTTTAACGCGACCTCTTGGGCGATCATTGAGGGGGCGAACAGTCATGGCGTGACCTGGCACGCGATGACCGCAGAGGTCGATGGCGGTGATATTCTGCTGCAGAAGACGTTTGGGATCTCCGCTGAAGACACCGCTTTCTCTCTGGGCGTGAAATGCGCCAATGCCTGCCGCGAGTCGTTTGCGGATCTTTTGATCGAGATTGAAGCCGGGACCCTGTCTGGCGAGGCGATGGCGCCGAAAGCCGAGAGCGATCAAGGTGGATTCCATCTGCGCTCTGATCGGCCTGGAGTGGGTGTGATCGATTTTAACCAATCGGCTGTCGCGATCAGCCGGTTTGTGCGCGGCCTGCACCTTGGTCGCGAAGACAATTGGATGTGCCTGCCCAAGCTGCAAATTGGTGAGACCTTTTACCTCGTCGATCATGCCGACCTGGTTCCTTCCGAGGCAGCGTCCGAGCCGGGTCGGGTGCTGAATGCCCACGAGAACACGCTTACGGTCGCGGCCACGGATGGTGGGGTGCGCTTGAGCGGTTTGACCCGTCTCGATGGACGGCCTCTGGATACGAGCGAACTCAGTGGCGCGGTCAATCGAACGCTTTCGTCTTTGACCGCGACGCAGACACAACTCGCAGATTTTGACACCGCCCAGACAAAGCATGAGCGTTTCTGGGTGCGGCGGGTCGCTGAGCAATCGGCGCCGGTGCTGGCGCAGCTGAGGGAAGCTTCACAGACACCGGTAAAAGGCCAGTTCTCGATCAATCGCCGGCATGGTGCGCAGGACTATCTGGCCGCGCTATCCGTCTACATCGCGTGCGCGGGAGAGGCTTCAGTATTTGATCTCGCCTTATCCACGTCGCTGCCGGAAGGAGCCGATGCGTTTTATGCGACCTCGGTGCCTTTGCGGGTCGATGTGGATCAGGCCGCGCCGTTTGACGCCGTGCGCCGGCAAGTTGGAAGCACGCTGGAGCTAATCGAAAAACGCGGAACCTTTGCCCGCGACATGCGGGCGCGCTACGAGCGGTTGCGTGACCTCCCGTCGACGGTGTTGACGCTGCCGATCGGAATTCAACTGGACGGGGCGCCAGATCTGTTACCAGACTCAGCCCTGACTCTGCATGTTACCGACACGTCGGACGTCGCGACGTTCAGCTATGACCGGAACGCGATTTCGGAAGCCGCGGTTCTCGCGCTCGCCGCGCGCGTTGAGACACTACTTGTCGAAGCAGGGGAGCAACCCGAGTCGCCGATTTCGCAGCTCAATCTGCTGCCAGAAGACGAAAAGCGTCAGCTGCTCGAGCGCTCCCGCGGATCGGTCAAGTCTTACGACAAGGATCGGTGCGTGCATCAGCTGTTCGAGGCGCAGGTCGACCGAACACCCGATGCCACGGCCGTAGAATTTCAGGGCCATTCGCTGACCTATCGCGCGCTTGATCTGCGCGCCAATCAGATTGCCAACACACTGATCAGTAAGGGCGTTGTGCCCGGCGACTTTGTCGCGGTCTGCGTCAAACGCTCTACCGAGCTGGTCGCCGCATTGCTCGGCGTGATGAAGGCGGGTGCAGCCTATGTGCCGATGGATCCATCCTATCCGCAGGATCGTCTCTCCATCATGCTGGAAGACTCACAGGCGAAAGTGCTGCTGACCGAGACCGGACTGGCGGGCAGGCTACCGGCCGCAAACGCCGAGATGGTGACGCTAAACGCGATCGCCCAGGACGCGGACGCGAGCGCGCCGCACGTCGCAGTGAATTCAGACCATCTGGCCTATATTATCTTCACGTCCGGTTCGACCGGGCGCCCGAAAGGGGTCAAGGTCGCGCATCGCAATGTCGCGAATTTCTTTGCCGGAATGGACGATGTGATCGGCACTGAACCGGGCGTTTGGCTGGCGGTTACAAGCGTCAGTTTCGACATCTCGGTTCTGGAGATCTTCTGGACACTGGCGCGCGGCTTTGAGGTGATCATTCAGGGCGAAACCGATCAGAGTAGCCTTGCCGACGCGGCGCGCATTGAAGTTTCAGACACGCCGATGGATTTCGGTCTGTTCTATTTCTCTTCCTCGCAAGGCGATGCGCGTCCGGGTGAGACCTACAAGGTGCTTCTCGAAGGCGCGAAGTTTGCCGATGCCAATGGCTTCCAATCCGTCTGGACACCGGAGCGGCACTTTCACGAATTCGGCGGTATCTTCCCGAACCCAGCGGTAACGACGGCGGCGCTGGCGACGATCACTGAGAATGTCGCCTTGCGCGCGGGCAGCGTCGTTCTGCCCATGCACAATCCGATCCGTGTGGCTGAAGACTGGTCGATGATCGACCAATTGTCGAATGGCCGTGTGGGCCTCTCATTCGCATCCGGCTGGCATGCCAATGATTTTGCTTTGATGCCTGAAAACTATGAACGCCGCCGCGAGATCATGGTTGAGAGCATCGACACAGTCTTCAAACTCTGGGCGGGCGAAGAAGTTGAAGTGGCCAATGGCGAAGGCGAGAGGATCAAGGTCTCGACCTTTCCACGTCCCATTCAGGAGCGTCCGCCAATCTGGATCGCCTCTGCGGGCAATATCGAAACATTCAAAGCCGCCGGTCGTCTGGGGGCCAACATTCTGACCAATATGCTGGGCCAGGATCTGGACGACCTGCGCACCAAACTGGCGGCCTATCGCGAGGCCCGGGCTGACGCAGGGTTTGACGGACCAGGCCAGGTCTCGCTGATGCTCCACACCTATGTTTGCGAGAATACCGAACAGGCGCGAGAGATCGCGCGAGAGCCGTTCTGCAACTATCTGCAGAGCTCGTTCGATCTGGTCAAAGTTGCCCCCTGGATGTTCCCGGCCTTCAAGCGTCCCTCTCTGGACGGGGCCGAAGCGCAGCTCGATACATCGCAATTCACTGATGACGACATTGCGGCGCTGATGGATCACGCCTTTGACCGCTATTTCGAAACGGCGGGTCTGTTCGGGGCGCCGGAACATGCGCTCGGCATGGTTGAGAAACTAAAAGCGATTGGCGTTAATGAGATTGCCTGCCTGGTTGATTTCGGCATCGAGTCCGACCTCGTGCTGGACAGCCTTCCACACCTTAACCGTCTCAGAGAATTGGCCCATTCTGGTCGCGCCAGCGCGGATGAAAACGCCTTCGTCACTGTTGGTGAGACATTCAAGACACACGAGATCACCCACTTGCAGTGCACGCCGTCCATGGCCCGCATGTTGATTGATGATCCGGACATCCTCGCTCGGTTCGGATCGCTGAAGCATTTGATGCTGGGCGGCGAAGCCTTGCCAAGCGATCTTGCCGATCAGCTGCACGAGGTGCTGACCGGTCAGTTCACCAACATGTACGGCCCCACCGAAACGACGATCTGGTCGACCACCGCACCCGTCATCAAAGGCGAGCCGATTACGATTGGGCGCCCGATCGCCAACACGACCATCCGTCTGCTGGATGCGGGAGGAAACATGGTCGGCTTGGGCGAGTCGGGTGAGTTATGCATTGGCGGAGATGGCGTCGTACCGGGGTATCTCGGCCGCGATGATCTGACCGCCGAACGGTTTGTTGATGACCCTTATGCCCCGGGAGAGCGCCTCTACCGCACCGGCGACCTGGCCCGATACAAGGCGTCTGGTGAGCTTGAATATCTTGGCCGGATGGATCAACAGGTCAAACTGAATGGCTACCGGATCGAACTTGGCGAGATCGAAACGCAGCTCAGCCGTCATCCGGACATCTGGCAAAGCGTGGTCGCGGCGCATACGGAAAATGGCGTGTCGCAACTGGTCGCTTATTACGCCTCGTCGCAAGGCCAGGAAGGTGATGTGGATCTGGTCGATCACTGGCAGGGTCTTTGGGATGCGGCCTATCTGCAAAGCGATGATGATCGCGAGGCGCGTTTCAATTTCTCCGGCTGGAATGACAGCTATACGGGAGCGCCGATCCCTGAAATTCAGATGCGGGAATGGCGGGACGCCACGCAACGCACGATCCTGGATCTCGACCCGCGCAAGGTGCTCGAGATTGGCTGTGGCACAGGCATGGTCCTGTTCTCGGTCCTCGATCAGGTTGAGCACTATACCGGCATCGACGTCTCAGCGAATGCATTGGAGCGGATTGGCGAAGAACTGACACCGGCCGAGCAGAGCAAGGTGGCGCTGCGGAAAATGTCAGCCGATGCAATCGGCCAGTTTGAGGCCGGCCGCTTCGACACGGTGGTGATCAACTCGGTGGCGCAGTATTTTCCGAACGCGGACTATCTTGTTGATGTCCTGACGCGCGCCGCGGACCTGGTGGCTGATGGCGGCCAGATTTTCATTGGCGATGTGCGCAGCCTCGAACAATTGACCGCCTTCCACACAGCGGTGGAACTGCACCAGGCACCCGCGCATCTGGATGCTGCGGCGCTGAACAGCCGGATCGCGAAACGCTTGCAGCGCGAAAGCGAACTGTTGCTGGGTGAAGACTTCTTCCACGCGCTGTTGCGCGATGTTCCACGTCTCCAGGGCCTGACCGTCACACTGAAGCGCGGCACCCACGCGAATGAGATGACGGATTACCGATATGATGTCGTCCTGCACGTCGGGTCCGAGGCGGTGGAAGTGCTGGAATTGCCCGCGCCGCAGACCGCAGAGACATTGGCGGATGTCGAAACACTGCTGGCCGAAGGCGCGCCTGTCATTCTCCTCCAAGGGCTAAACAATGCGCGTCTGTTACCGATCTATTCAGCGCGTGCGGTCTTGGATGACAGAGCGTGCACTAGCGCTGCCGACCTGCGGGGCCTGCTTGAGCATGAGAGAGAGTCCGGCGTGGACCCGGATTCCCTTTTTGGCCTGCATTCCGATTATCAGGTTGCAGAGATGCGTTTCAATCGTGCCGATCCCTCGGCTTTCGATGTGGTGCTGTGCCACACGTCGCAAGTTGAAAAACGTGTTGCTCCGAATGTCGACATGCCATCGCTGAAAACCGCTCGCGCTTATGCCAACCAACCCGCGGCGCAGGCCGGAGGTCAAAGCCAGCTTGCCGACCAGTTGCGTGCGCATTTGCGTGAGCATTTACCGGATTACATGATCCCGTCCGCGTTTGTCGCAATGGACGCCTTTCCACTGACCCCGAATGGCAAAATTGACCGCAATGCGCTGCCAGCGCCAACAGCAATTGCTGAGCCCGAGCAGACGGCGTACGTCCCGCCATCGAATGCGCTCGAGACGACAATTGCAGGGATCTGGATGGAGCTGCTCGGACTCGCCCAGGTCGGACGAAGCGACAATATTTTCGACATTGGCGCCAACTCGATCATGACGGCGCAGGCCAATCAACGCCTGTCCAAGGCGCTGGGGCGACGTGTATCCCTGGTCTCGATGTTCCGGTATCCAACGGTGGAGGCGCTCGCCGCTTATCTTGGCGAAGAGACTTCAGGTCCTGCAACGAAACCGGTGGAAACCGCCAGGAAACCAAACAGACGCGAAGAAGCCGCGGCCAAGCGCCGGGCAAAGCGACGGGAACAAGTAGAGTAG
- a CDS encoding 4'-phosphopantetheinyl transferase superfamily protein, which produces MLKNQNPSADESRAFSPAFRDMGEDARNRVSAEIESEVSVDLWFWNNADETDRSAVLFKSLNEMELARRDRHFSPEKGRHWAISRAQVREHLAVITGSDPRALEFEENDFGRPCLVGSDLSFSVSHDGSWTVLAVSRDASVGVDIESIQHLDREEMDWPLSPRERADLARVAPSDRHQAFFRYWTLKEAFIKALGLGVSFPLEDFDMSAFGAKPAVLRVAGAPEAVENWDFKARQIKPDLWFALAVNSCGRTPKITYHAKNWN; this is translated from the coding sequence ATGTTGAAGAACCAGAATCCATCGGCCGACGAGTCCCGCGCTTTTTCGCCTGCGTTCCGCGATATGGGCGAAGACGCGCGGAACAGGGTGAGCGCTGAGATCGAAAGTGAAGTGAGCGTCGATCTCTGGTTTTGGAACAATGCAGATGAGACTGATCGATCGGCGGTTTTGTTCAAATCCTTGAACGAGATGGAACTGGCGCGTCGGGACCGGCATTTTTCTCCTGAAAAAGGCAGGCACTGGGCGATATCGCGCGCCCAGGTCCGCGAACATCTGGCCGTCATAACGGGTAGCGACCCTCGCGCGCTGGAGTTTGAGGAAAACGACTTTGGTCGGCCATGCCTGGTCGGATCAGACCTGTCTTTCAGCGTCAGCCATGATGGGTCCTGGACCGTACTGGCCGTGAGCCGCGATGCGTCGGTGGGTGTTGATATTGAATCAATTCAACATCTCGATCGCGAAGAAATGGATTGGCCGCTCTCGCCGCGCGAACGCGCTGATCTCGCACGCGTCGCGCCGTCAGATCGCCATCAGGCTTTCTTTCGTTACTGGACCCTGAAGGAGGCGTTCATCAAGGCTTTGGGCTTGGGCGTGTCGTTTCCGCTCGAAGATTTCGACATGTCGGCATTCGGTGCGAAACCGGCGGTTTTGAGGGTCGCGGGAGCGCCTGAAGCCGTAGAAAATTGGGACTTTAAGGCCCGCCAGATCAAGCCTGATCTGTGGTTCGCCTTGGCTGTGAATTCTTGTGGGAGAACTCCCAAAATCACCTACCACGCGAAAAATTGGAACTAG
- a CDS encoding glycosyltransferase family A protein, with translation MDSRVSVILPTFNRADLITDTLDSLLAQTRAPDEILIIDDGSTDDTAARIASFGEKVRYHRTENGGKSAALNLAMTMIEGDFVWICDDDDLVLPDACESLMQELEADPELDFCAGLHEDFFVDEASGEIVRKEPGYSKASRPDEIFSDALDGCHIFQPGLIVRRAFYERIGAFDETLKRSQDYHMLLRLARHGAGRVVPHVVFLHREHQGTRGYGGERFAMKDANRKWIKYHRQIIKPLLDELPDEEVLPTDIWNDPKQKTKRSRAALIRRGSVLGRHVLWDEALETWANIDPSANEPLSDYEIKRIRMSTSYGLGCAPLLESEEVQQKVKDLKASSPLGRKIIGELGRSVRWRAKRAAMGGRISDLVQLVRFMMMTR, from the coding sequence ATGGACAGTCGTGTGAGTGTCATCCTGCCCACTTTTAACCGCGCGGACCTGATTACGGATACGCTCGACAGCCTGCTCGCGCAAACGCGCGCGCCGGATGAAATCCTCATCATCGATGATGGCTCCACGGATGATACGGCAGCACGCATCGCGTCGTTTGGCGAAAAGGTTCGCTATCACCGGACCGAAAATGGTGGGAAATCAGCCGCACTCAACCTGGCCATGACGATGATTGAGGGGGACTTTGTCTGGATCTGTGATGATGATGATCTGGTTCTGCCCGATGCCTGCGAAAGCCTAATGCAGGAGCTGGAGGCGGATCCAGAGCTCGATTTCTGTGCTGGTCTGCATGAGGATTTTTTCGTCGACGAGGCGTCAGGAGAAATCGTGCGGAAGGAGCCGGGTTACTCCAAAGCGTCCCGTCCTGACGAGATATTCTCGGATGCGCTGGATGGCTGTCATATCTTCCAACCGGGCCTGATCGTCCGGCGCGCTTTTTATGAGCGGATTGGCGCATTTGACGAGACCCTGAAGCGGTCTCAGGACTATCATATGTTGCTGCGACTCGCCCGCCACGGGGCCGGACGCGTGGTGCCGCACGTCGTGTTTCTGCATCGCGAACACCAGGGGACGCGCGGGTATGGCGGCGAGCGATTTGCGATGAAGGATGCCAACCGAAAGTGGATCAAGTATCACCGCCAGATCATCAAGCCATTGCTCGATGAATTGCCCGACGAAGAGGTCTTGCCCACCGATATCTGGAACGACCCGAAGCAGAAGACAAAACGCTCCAGGGCCGCGCTGATCCGTCGAGGATCGGTGCTGGGTCGCCACGTCTTGTGGGACGAAGCGCTGGAGACCTGGGCAAATATTGATCCCTCTGCGAACGAGCCGTTGAGCGATTATGAAATCAAACGAATCCGGATGTCGACCAGCTATGGTCTTGGCTGTGCGCCGCTGCTGGAGTCCGAGGAGGTCCAGCAGAAAGTCAAGGATCTGAAGGCGTCGTCGCCGCTTGGGCGTAAGATCATCGGGGAATTGGGGCGGTCGGTGCGATGGCGTGCAAAACGAGCCGCAATGGGCGGCAGAATAAGTGATCTGGTTCAGCTTGTTCGCTTCATGATGATGACGCGGTGA
- a CDS encoding glycosyltransferase family 1 protein has product MKMKFDALILTDPRFSGGTSAAVAADVKAMSAAGLSIGVALVQSIGFFQDFDKENDNILSLGALPGVTLLDLERTRAVDCELAFFHHPSVFENRVERSLKVQAKRSVLVAHQPLFLGDSALAFDPFRVQHNIRRQFGQSLLWAPVSGICRQQFRAYAPMLRLTSQDWPNAFDVSHWQPQREKLQSAVLTIGRHGRPHPDKWPTSGADIALSLPSDPQSKVSIMGADRRFLQEKQVDTTGWTILDFNEMPVSQYLDTLDVFSYHHSPLWVEAFGRTIAEAMLMGVRCVLSPALKSTFGPHALYGEPREVPAILDHIRANLDSERAAALAARDYCIKAYATDTIVPRLKALKSDTGTISRKPRPDVTPLIAMKKLVGFRRRRWQARKEV; this is encoded by the coding sequence ATGAAGATGAAATTTGACGCTCTGATCCTCACAGATCCCCGGTTTTCAGGTGGCACGTCGGCGGCCGTTGCAGCGGACGTCAAAGCCATGTCCGCCGCCGGGCTCTCGATCGGCGTGGCCTTAGTCCAATCCATTGGTTTCTTTCAGGATTTTGACAAAGAAAATGACAATATCCTGAGTCTCGGCGCCCTCCCCGGGGTCACATTGCTCGATCTTGAGCGCACGCGGGCGGTCGATTGCGAGCTGGCCTTCTTTCATCATCCATCCGTATTTGAGAACCGAGTTGAACGCAGCCTCAAAGTCCAGGCGAAACGAAGCGTACTGGTGGCACATCAGCCCCTGTTTCTGGGGGATAGCGCGCTCGCCTTCGATCCGTTCAGAGTTCAGCACAACATCCGCCGACAGTTTGGCCAATCATTGCTCTGGGCGCCGGTGTCCGGGATTTGTCGCCAGCAGTTTCGCGCCTACGCTCCCATGCTTCGACTGACCAGTCAGGATTGGCCGAACGCTTTCGATGTCAGCCACTGGCAACCGCAGCGCGAGAAACTGCAAAGCGCTGTGCTGACGATAGGACGACACGGTCGTCCGCATCCCGACAAATGGCCAACCTCAGGCGCGGACATCGCGCTCAGTCTGCCATCTGATCCTCAGAGCAAGGTTTCGATCATGGGCGCCGATCGAAGATTTCTGCAGGAAAAACAGGTCGATACGACTGGCTGGACCATTCTGGATTTCAACGAGATGCCGGTCTCGCAGTATCTCGATACGCTTGATGTGTTCTCTTATCATCACTCCCCGCTATGGGTCGAAGCCTTCGGGCGGACGATTGCGGAGGCCATGCTCATGGGGGTTCGGTGCGTCCTTTCACCGGCCCTGAAGTCTACCTTTGGGCCGCATGCGCTGTACGGTGAACCACGCGAGGTGCCAGCCATTCTCGATCACATTCGCGCCAATCTCGACTCAGAACGCGCCGCGGCCCTCGCCGCCCGCGATTACTGTATCAAAGCCTATGCGACCGACACGATCGTTCCACGACTGAAAGCCTTGAAATCAGACACCGGCACCATTTCACGCAAGCCTCGGCCTGACGTGACACCGCTCATCGCGATGAAAAAACTGGTTGGGTTTCGGCGCCGTCGCTGGCAGGCTCGAAAAGAGGTTTAA
- a CDS encoding sulfotransferase produces MAQSPPLFIVGAPRSGNTLTRRVLMASDQIYIPPETYVLGEILTRWRKWNGLTWRERVWLFCAYFDRHKKFGDFDLESLSPFAAEAIDFNKAQQSLHHLLDRFYAFMAREHGFTEQRWGDKTPWNTVHLKDIVKAYPDAYFLYLKRDGRDVVASQIKSDMRDFEASAQRWIDANTACRRHLKRARRTPMEVAYEGLVRRPEKVFRSIFEWADLEYDVDYLTRVPARMGDVDRHEHHAAVTQPITASSIGKWQHSLSADQFESLPPAFEEMMKLLGYPEQGDAATSS; encoded by the coding sequence ATGGCGCAATCCCCTCCCCTTTTCATTGTCGGCGCGCCGCGCTCTGGCAATACTCTGACGCGGCGCGTTTTGATGGCATCCGACCAGATCTACATTCCGCCCGAGACCTATGTCCTGGGCGAAATTCTGACTCGCTGGCGCAAGTGGAATGGGCTGACCTGGCGTGAGCGGGTCTGGTTGTTTTGCGCCTATTTTGATCGTCACAAGAAATTCGGTGATTTCGATCTAGAGAGCCTTTCACCGTTCGCCGCGGAGGCGATCGATTTCAACAAGGCGCAGCAGAGCCTGCATCATCTCCTAGATCGGTTCTACGCATTCATGGCCCGCGAACATGGCTTTACCGAGCAGCGCTGGGGAGACAAGACTCCCTGGAACACGGTGCACCTCAAGGACATCGTCAAGGCCTATCCTGATGCCTATTTTCTGTATCTGAAGCGCGATGGCCGCGATGTGGTTGCCTCTCAGATAAAATCCGACATGCGGGATTTCGAGGCTTCAGCGCAACGTTGGATCGATGCAAACACGGCCTGTCGGCGGCATTTGAAACGCGCGCGACGCACGCCGATGGAAGTCGCTTATGAAGGACTCGTTCGCCGCCCGGAGAAGGTTTTCAGATCGATTTTCGAGTGGGCGGATCTTGAATATGACGTGGACTATCTGACCCGCGTCCCTGCCCGGATGGGCGACGTTGATCGTCACGAACATCATGCCGCCGTCACGCAGCCCATCACGGCCAGCTCGATCGGAAAATGGCAGCACAGCCTGTCTGCGGACCAGTTCGAATCTTTGCCACCAGCGTTCGAAGAGATGATGAAACTCCTCGGCTACCCTGAACAGGGTGACGCTGCTACATCCAGTTAG
- a CDS encoding glycosyltransferase family 2 protein, translating to MTSPLISVCICTFRRRSVCETIESIAHQKLDPEISFEVIVVDNDVEPTARPYVEETAARFPNLELTYVHAPARNISIARNACVENARGEWIAFIDDDEIASDQWLQHHYDGAMQNDLDLSFGPVISIYPDHTPAWIREIDLHSISVGHLQPILTGHTSNAFFKRQHPAIAPLRFSEDRGRSGGEDTQFFYQCFLGGVKIDETREAVVHEPVADNRLSLDWLVKNKFRSGITYGKVIVYKDNLVRNLLKLAASMAKVAYLMGLAALTFWSKATSRRHYIRAVFHSGIIAAFFSVKEAEYYGAPDTIAAK from the coding sequence ATGACATCTCCGCTCATCAGCGTCTGCATATGCACGTTTCGGCGCAGATCCGTGTGCGAGACGATAGAGTCGATCGCGCACCAGAAACTTGATCCGGAGATCAGTTTCGAAGTGATCGTGGTCGACAATGATGTCGAGCCAACCGCGCGGCCTTATGTCGAAGAAACGGCAGCGCGGTTTCCCAACCTTGAACTGACTTACGTCCACGCTCCGGCACGCAATATTTCGATCGCGCGAAATGCCTGCGTCGAGAATGCCCGCGGCGAATGGATCGCTTTCATTGACGATGATGAGATCGCCAGCGATCAATGGCTGCAGCATCATTATGACGGCGCGATGCAGAACGATCTCGATCTGTCATTCGGCCCTGTCATCTCGATTTACCCCGACCACACGCCGGCCTGGATTCGCGAGATTGACTTGCACTCGATCAGTGTCGGCCACCTGCAGCCCATTCTGACAGGACATACCAGCAACGCTTTCTTCAAGCGCCAGCATCCGGCGATTGCGCCGCTGCGCTTTAGTGAGGATCGCGGCCGATCGGGCGGCGAGGATACCCAATTCTTCTATCAGTGCTTCCTGGGCGGCGTGAAAATCGATGAGACCAGGGAAGCGGTCGTTCATGAACCGGTGGCGGATAATCGCCTCTCCCTCGACTGGCTCGTCAAGAACAAGTTCCGATCGGGAATCACGTACGGAAAAGTGATCGTCTACAAAGACAATCTTGTGCGTAATCTACTCAAGCTCGCAGCGTCTATGGCGAAAGTCGCGTATCTGATGGGGCTCGCGGCACTGACCTTTTGGTCGAAAGCCACCAGCCGTCGCCATTATATCCGTGCCGTGTTTCATAGCGGCATCATTGCGGCCTTCTTCTCGGTCAAGGAAGCCGAGTATTACGGGGCGCCAGACACAATCGCCGCCAAATAG